In one window of Aquamicrobium sp. DNA:
- the pbpC gene encoding penicillin-binding protein 1C, whose product MRLKRALLALCLTALAGTGAMAGLGALDRAFPPPLDPPATATEIVGRDGSLLRALATPDGAWRFRVSLDDVDPRFVEMLVAYEDRRFFDHSGLDPLAFGRAAFQLVANRRIVSGGSTITMQLARLTEPRTERSLAAKLKQMARALQIERRLSKREILERYLTLAPYGGNLEGIRAASLAWYGKEPKRLGLGEAALLVALPQLPERRRPDRHPEAAEAARDRVLDRMVVAGLMETQEAARGRDHAAPARRRPLPFLAAHAAEAALRDHPGEGRVRLTLDRRAQEGLEEVAREAAVRLGPKVSLAMVLADAQSGDILAEVGSAGFFDEARFGWIDMTRAVRSPGSALKPFIYGLAFEEGMVAQETIIADRPSNFSGYRPKNFDLAYQGDVSVRTALQMSLNVPAVHLLDAVGPARLTTRLRHAGVGLALPRDEAAGLAIALGGAGISLRDLVQLYTGLANRGLATAISDRPAEGPRAAATLLDHRAAWQVADILAGVTPPEGANQRGIAYKTGTSYGYRDAWSVGFDGRHVLGVWVGRPDGAAVPGLSGYTSAAPVLFDAFARSGVGIAALPRAPAGAARTARADLPVTMRRFASPRAVPDDARVAEPAPQIVFPPEGARVELGAAQGEAAPLALKLQGGRAPFRWLANGRPLDGPTRRRTASWQPDGAGFSTLTVIDAAGRAASVKVHVE is encoded by the coding sequence ATGCGGCTGAAGCGCGCCCTCCTTGCCCTCTGCCTCACCGCGCTCGCCGGCACGGGCGCAATGGCGGGACTCGGCGCACTCGACCGCGCCTTTCCGCCGCCGCTCGATCCCCCGGCGACCGCGACCGAGATCGTCGGCCGCGACGGATCGCTCCTGCGTGCGCTGGCGACGCCGGACGGCGCGTGGCGGTTCAGGGTCTCGCTCGACGATGTCGACCCGCGCTTCGTCGAGATGCTGGTCGCTTATGAGGACCGGCGGTTCTTCGACCATTCCGGTCTCGATCCGCTCGCCTTCGGTCGCGCCGCGTTCCAGCTTGTCGCCAATCGCCGCATCGTCTCCGGCGGCTCGACCATCACCATGCAGCTTGCCCGGCTGACGGAGCCGCGCACCGAGCGCTCGCTCGCCGCCAAGCTGAAGCAGATGGCGCGCGCGCTCCAGATCGAGCGGCGGCTTTCCAAGCGCGAGATCCTCGAACGCTATCTGACCCTCGCGCCCTATGGCGGCAATCTTGAGGGCATCCGCGCGGCGAGCCTCGCCTGGTACGGCAAGGAGCCGAAGCGGCTCGGCCTCGGCGAGGCCGCGCTTCTCGTCGCCCTGCCGCAACTGCCGGAGCGCCGCCGCCCCGACCGGCACCCCGAGGCCGCCGAGGCCGCGCGTGACCGCGTGCTGGACCGCATGGTCGTCGCCGGGCTGATGGAGACGCAGGAGGCCGCGCGCGGCCGCGACCACGCCGCACCCGCCCGCCGCCGGCCCCTGCCCTTCCTCGCCGCCCATGCGGCGGAAGCAGCGCTGCGCGACCATCCCGGCGAGGGTCGCGTCCGGCTCACGCTCGACCGCCGGGCTCAGGAGGGGCTGGAGGAGGTGGCGCGCGAGGCAGCAGTGCGGCTGGGGCCGAAGGTCTCGCTCGCCATGGTGCTGGCCGACGCGCAGAGCGGCGATATCCTCGCCGAAGTCGGCTCGGCCGGCTTCTTCGACGAGGCTCGCTTCGGCTGGATCGACATGACGCGCGCGGTGCGCTCGCCGGGCTCGGCGTTGAAACCCTTCATCTACGGCCTCGCCTTCGAGGAAGGCATGGTGGCGCAGGAGACGATCATCGCCGACCGGCCGTCGAACTTCTCCGGCTACCGGCCGAAGAATTTCGACCTCGCCTATCAGGGCGACGTCTCGGTGCGCACGGCGCTGCAGATGTCGCTGAACGTGCCGGCGGTGCATCTTCTCGACGCGGTCGGGCCGGCGCGGCTGACGACGCGGCTGCGCCATGCCGGCGTCGGACTTGCCCTGCCGCGCGACGAGGCGGCTGGGCTCGCCATCGCCCTCGGCGGGGCCGGCATCTCGCTGCGCGACCTCGTCCAGCTCTATACCGGACTCGCCAATCGCGGGCTGGCGACCGCGATCTCCGACCGGCCGGCGGAAGGCCCCCGCGCCGCCGCCACCCTGCTCGACCATCGCGCCGCCTGGCAGGTGGCCGACATCCTCGCCGGCGTCACCCCGCCCGAAGGCGCGAACCAGCGCGGCATCGCCTACAAGACCGGCACAAGCTACGGCTATCGCGATGCGTGGTCGGTCGGCTTCGACGGCCGCCACGTGCTCGGCGTCTGGGTCGGCCGGCCCGACGGCGCGGCCGTGCCGGGCCTGTCGGGCTACACCAGCGCCGCGCCCGTCCTGTTCGACGCCTTCGCCCGCTCAGGGGTCGGCATCGCCGCGCTGCCGCGCGCGCCGGCAGGCGCGGCGCGCACCGCCCGCGCCGACCTCCCGGTGACGATGCGGCGCTTTGCTTCCCCGCGCGCGGTGCCCGACGACGCGCGCGTGGCCGAGCCCGCGCCGCAGATCGTCTTTCCGCCCGAGGGCGCGCGCGTCGAGCTTGGCGCGGCGCAGGGCGAGGCCGCGCCGCTGGCTCTGAAGCTGCAGGGCGGGCGCGCGCCCTTCCGCTGGCTGGCCAACGGCCGCCCGCTCGACGGCCCGACCCGCCGCCGCACCGCGAGCTGGCAGCCGGACGGAGCCGGCTTCTCGACGCTCACCGTCATCGACGCCGCCGGCCGCGCCGCCAGCGTCAAGGTGCACGTGGAGTGA
- a CDS encoding NAD(P)-dependent oxidoreductase codes for MAQSQHWGQHDGQHREGIAAGRLAPPQYADNFSDLHPPLDRHEAVVEADRCYFCYDAPCMQACPTEIDIPLFIRQISTGNPLGAARTIFDQNILGGMCARVCPTETLCEEACVREAAEGKPVQIGRLQRYATDAAMTAGRQFYERAAPTGKRIAVVGAGPAGLACAHRLAVHGHDVTIFEVRPKPGGLNEYGIAAYKATDDFARAEVDYVTEIGGIAIDYDKALGRDVSLAGLAATYDAVFLGMGLAGVNALRAEGEEAQGVENAVDFIAGLRQARDLASIPVGRRVVVIGGGMTAIDAAIQSKLLGAEEVTICYRRGKEHMNASAMEQDLAASKGVLIRHWLQPKRVVTEGGRTAGIELEYTEMRDGRLAGTGETVTIEADQVFKAIGQSFDAAPLNGSGERIALEGGRIRVDQDGRTSMAKVWAGGDCVVDAREDLTVAAVAAGRDAAESIHRTLSANGRA; via the coding sequence ATGGCGCAGAGCCAGCACTGGGGCCAGCATGATGGCCAGCACAGGGAGGGCATAGCCGCCGGCCGGCTTGCCCCGCCGCAATACGCCGACAACTTCTCCGATCTCCACCCGCCGCTTGACCGGCACGAGGCCGTGGTCGAGGCAGACCGCTGCTATTTCTGCTACGACGCGCCCTGCATGCAGGCATGCCCGACCGAGATCGACATTCCGCTGTTCATCCGCCAGATATCCACCGGCAATCCGCTTGGGGCCGCCCGCACCATCTTCGACCAGAACATCCTCGGCGGCATGTGCGCCCGCGTGTGCCCGACCGAGACGCTGTGCGAGGAAGCCTGCGTGCGCGAGGCGGCCGAGGGCAAGCCCGTGCAGATCGGCCGGCTGCAACGCTACGCCACCGACGCGGCGATGACGGCCGGGCGGCAGTTCTACGAACGCGCCGCGCCGACCGGAAAGCGGATCGCGGTCGTCGGGGCAGGGCCGGCCGGGCTCGCCTGCGCCCACCGGCTCGCCGTCCACGGCCATGACGTGACCATTTTTGAAGTGCGGCCGAAGCCGGGCGGGCTGAACGAGTACGGTATCGCCGCCTACAAGGCGACCGACGATTTCGCCCGCGCCGAAGTCGACTACGTCACCGAGATCGGCGGCATCGCCATCGACTACGACAAGGCACTGGGGCGCGACGTCTCGCTGGCCGGGCTCGCCGCCACCTACGACGCCGTGTTCCTCGGCATGGGGCTCGCCGGCGTCAATGCGTTGAGGGCCGAGGGCGAGGAGGCGCAAGGCGTCGAGAACGCCGTCGATTTCATCGCCGGGCTGCGGCAGGCGCGCGACCTCGCCTCCATCCCGGTCGGCCGGCGCGTCGTCGTCATCGGCGGCGGCATGACCGCCATCGACGCCGCGATCCAGTCGAAGCTGCTCGGGGCCGAGGAGGTGACGATCTGCTACCGGCGCGGCAAGGAGCACATGAACGCCTCGGCGATGGAGCAGGACCTCGCCGCCTCCAAGGGCGTGCTGATCCGCCACTGGCTCCAGCCGAAGCGGGTCGTGACCGAGGGCGGGCGCACCGCCGGCATCGAGCTGGAATATACCGAGATGCGCGACGGCAGGCTCGCCGGCACCGGCGAGACCGTCACCATCGAGGCCGACCAGGTGTTCAAGGCCATCGGCCAGAGCTTCGACGCCGCGCCGCTCAACGGCTCCGGCGAGCGGATCGCGCTCGAGGGCGGGCGCATCCGGGTCGATCAGGACGGCCGCACCTCGATGGCGAAGGTCTGGGCCGGCGGCGACTGCGTCGTCGACGCCCGCGAGGATTTGACGGTGGCCGCCGTCGCGGCCGGCCGGGACGCGGCCGAGAGCATCCATCGTACGCTGAGCGCGAACGGGAGGGCATGA
- a CDS encoding VOC family protein, translating into MAVRFHGISIIFNVADVDRTERFYRQHLGVDFTRNTEEDGSVWLLATLAQDTELVVFAGEPRPGNTPLIVFGLPEGGIETVVESLAAAGVEIVTPVSEAPGGWSADLLDPDGQTVSVYQDGSLPMRL; encoded by the coding sequence ATGGCCGTCAGGTTTCATGGCATTTCGATCATCTTCAACGTCGCCGACGTCGACCGCACCGAGCGGTTCTACCGGCAGCATCTCGGCGTCGACTTCACGCGCAACACGGAGGAGGACGGCTCCGTATGGCTGCTGGCGACGCTGGCGCAGGATACCGAGCTGGTCGTGTTCGCCGGCGAGCCGCGGCCGGGCAACACGCCGCTCATCGTCTTCGGCCTGCCCGAAGGCGGCATCGAGACCGTGGTGGAGTCGCTGGCGGCGGCCGGGGTCGAAATCGTCACGCCCGTCTCGGAAGCGCCGGGCGGCTGGTCCGCCGACTTGCTCGACCCCGATGGGCAGACGGTTTCCGTCTATCAGGACGGCAGCCTGCCGATGCGGCTCTAG
- a CDS encoding MG2 domain-containing protein, whose translation MTMRAAHFLSAFLFALAVLTGPLIVPAGAQENRSVVRTEGADYFGFDLRFETDVTLDACEAVCLADDECRAFTYNTRAQRCFLKSDYSTLTPFVGAVAGKVVTEADEPDLGAPPALSYVPDYMTIDARRYRADLAKAEPDAEAGIASLAAAGREALDAGNAREAVDAYKAALAIDIDDTALWTGLSTALLAVETQNYSERAQLARDGGSAALNAYALARSVTPRAQSLAAVARALDRRELSRPALQAYEASLALADDAAVRAAYADLKSRKGFRVLNHTVDADLAEPRVCVQFSEDLVKSGIDYASFVTVDDAAPKAVSTSARQICVEGLEHGEHYRIAVRQGLPAAIGEVTESPVALSIYVRDRAPTVRFSGENFVLPATGRHGLPMVSINAPTAKLKLHRIGDRALAPLLSGYNFLNQLSSYNMDLLDESGELVWEGEIDLGGGLNEEVLTSFPVDEALPERKPGVYVLVATPEGDQSESWQGKATQWFVVSDIGLSTYAGEDGLTVFARSLSSAKPLANATLQLLARNNEILGEATTDARGRASFTPGLMRGASGLAPAGLTAKGADGDFVFLDMTRAGFDLSDRGVTGRAAPGAVDVFAFTERGIYRAGETVHAAALARDDASEAVENLPLTFVFTRPDGVEERRVVSDGRAFGGHHVPFALQPNAMLGTWALAIHTDPKAPAISRINFLVEQFVPDRIEFDLRVATPEIAIGETAEVTLDGRYLYGAPATGLELEGEVSVGTKREWDRFPGFFFGLADEEVEAVTTPLALDPTDEDGHAEFEAATGTLPFTTRLHDGKVTVRMREGGGRAVERSASFAIRPEAPVIGIRPDFNGTEVPENATAGFRVIAVTPEGEREAIEGARWTLTKIERNYQWYRSNNYWNYEAIESESRVADGRIDIAADGDPAALSLPVGWGRYRLDVESDDPAGPVASFAFNAGWFVEATSTETPDGLEIALDKDRYEAGEVARLKVSPRFAGELLVTVGAERLYTTLDASVPEDGAEIEIPVTADWGAGAYVTATLYRPGEASESRLPARAIGVKWLAVEPVGRRLDVALGAPEKAEPRAALTVPVALSGLAAGEQAFVTVAAVDVGILNLTRYKAPDPSAWYFGQRRLGLELRDLYGRLIDGSAGAFGRLRTGGDGGGMTVEGSPPTEQLVAFFSGPVEVDAEGKAEVSFDIPEFNGTARIMAVAWTKKAVGQASADVVIRDPLVVTAGQPRFLATGDKATIRLDIHNTDGPAGDYTLAIEKNGKAGLDFGDAPQTVTLDAGQRTTVTLPVTAGETGDATITVSLVHADGATVERTLYLPVRQPAMPLTSRRVVSLAADGGSIRIDGGLLDDSLLDGASVAVGVSHAAAFDVPSLMTSLDRYPYGCSEQTTSRALPLLYAAELSAAAGMEVAPDLTDRIDKAIARIMTFESSSGSFGLWGPGWGDLWLDAYITEFLTRAREAGHTVPAQGFASALDNLQNQLSYTTEVEERGTEIAYALYVLARNRKASIGDLRYYADARIDEFTSPMARAQLAAALALYGDNGRAEKAFASALAAAEAGADDSLARSDYGSSLRDGAAILALAAEVRPAPAVVPALARFVAQERQEKDNLSTQEQVWLVLAARAVAASSETIRLDIGGAAHEGAFATRIDGAELTQNPLVIANRGSTPVDAVITTVAAPAEPLPAGGEGFSLTRTYYSLDGEEANVTEVAQNDRFVVVLNIEAHNEWPARIALTDLLPAGFEIDNPRLVGSAQLGNFDWLGDPEVAHSEFRDDRFVVAFDADGPGDFTAAYVVRAITPGTYAHPAAVVEDMYRPQFNARTAAGIVEVTAPTR comes from the coding sequence ATGACCATGCGCGCGGCCCATTTTCTGTCCGCATTTCTTTTCGCTCTCGCTGTCCTGACCGGCCCCCTGATCGTGCCTGCCGGCGCGCAGGAAAACCGCTCCGTGGTGAGGACTGAAGGCGCCGACTATTTCGGCTTCGATCTGCGCTTCGAGACCGACGTGACGCTCGACGCCTGCGAGGCAGTCTGCCTCGCCGATGACGAATGCCGCGCCTTCACCTACAACACCCGCGCGCAACGCTGCTTCCTGAAGTCCGATTATTCGACGCTGACGCCCTTCGTCGGCGCGGTTGCCGGCAAGGTGGTGACGGAGGCGGACGAGCCGGACCTCGGCGCGCCGCCGGCCCTCTCCTACGTGCCCGATTACATGACGATCGACGCACGCCGCTATCGCGCCGATCTGGCGAAGGCCGAGCCCGACGCCGAGGCCGGCATCGCCTCGCTCGCCGCCGCCGGCCGCGAGGCGCTCGACGCCGGCAACGCCCGCGAGGCCGTCGACGCCTACAAGGCCGCGCTCGCCATCGACATCGACGACACCGCGCTGTGGACCGGGCTTTCCACCGCGCTCCTCGCCGTCGAGACGCAGAATTATTCCGAGCGCGCCCAGCTCGCCCGCGACGGCGGCTCCGCCGCGCTCAACGCCTACGCCCTTGCCCGTTCGGTGACGCCGCGCGCGCAGAGCCTCGCCGCCGTCGCCAGGGCGCTCGACCGGCGCGAGCTTTCGCGTCCCGCGCTTCAGGCCTACGAGGCGAGCCTCGCGCTGGCCGACGACGCCGCGGTGCGCGCCGCCTATGCGGACCTCAAGTCGCGCAAGGGTTTCCGCGTTCTCAACCACACCGTCGACGCCGATCTCGCCGAGCCGCGCGTCTGCGTCCAGTTCTCCGAGGACCTCGTCAAGTCGGGCATCGACTACGCTTCCTTCGTCACCGTCGACGACGCCGCGCCCAAGGCGGTCTCGACCAGCGCCCGACAGATCTGCGTCGAGGGGCTGGAGCATGGCGAGCATTATCGCATCGCCGTGCGCCAGGGCCTGCCGGCCGCCATCGGCGAGGTGACGGAAAGCCCGGTCGCGCTGTCGATCTACGTCCGCGACCGCGCCCCGACCGTCCGCTTCTCCGGCGAGAACTTCGTGCTGCCGGCCACCGGCCGCCACGGCCTGCCCATGGTGTCGATCAACGCGCCGACGGCGAAGCTGAAGCTCCACCGCATCGGCGACCGCGCGCTCGCGCCGCTGCTGTCCGGCTACAATTTCCTCAACCAGTTGAGCAGCTACAACATGGACCTGCTCGACGAGAGCGGCGAGCTCGTCTGGGAAGGCGAGATCGACCTCGGCGGCGGACTGAACGAGGAAGTGCTGACCAGCTTCCCGGTCGATGAGGCGCTGCCGGAGCGCAAGCCGGGCGTTTACGTGCTGGTGGCGACCCCCGAGGGCGACCAGAGTGAATCCTGGCAGGGCAAGGCGACCCAATGGTTCGTCGTCTCCGACATCGGCCTGTCGACCTATGCCGGCGAGGACGGCCTGACCGTCTTCGCCCGCTCGCTGTCGAGCGCGAAGCCCCTCGCCAACGCCACGCTGCAACTGCTCGCCCGCAACAACGAGATCCTCGGCGAGGCGACGACCGACGCGCGCGGCCGCGCCTCCTTCACCCCCGGCCTGATGCGCGGCGCCTCCGGCCTCGCCCCGGCGGGACTGACGGCGAAGGGCGCGGACGGCGATTTCGTCTTCCTCGACATGACGCGGGCCGGCTTCGACCTCTCCGACCGCGGCGTCACCGGCCGGGCCGCGCCCGGCGCGGTCGACGTCTTCGCCTTCACCGAGCGCGGCATCTACCGCGCCGGCGAGACGGTGCATGCCGCCGCGCTCGCCCGCGACGATGCCAGCGAGGCGGTGGAGAACCTCCCGCTCACCTTCGTCTTCACCCGCCCCGACGGGGTGGAGGAGCGCCGCGTCGTCAGCGACGGGCGCGCGTTCGGCGGCCACCACGTCCCGTTCGCGCTCCAGCCCAACGCCATGCTCGGCACCTGGGCGCTCGCCATCCACACCGACCCCAAGGCTCCGGCCATCTCCCGCATCAACTTCCTCGTCGAGCAGTTCGTGCCCGACCGGATCGAGTTCGATCTTCGCGTCGCGACGCCCGAGATCGCTATCGGCGAGACGGCCGAGGTCACGCTCGACGGGCGTTATCTCTACGGCGCGCCGGCGACGGGGCTGGAGCTGGAGGGCGAGGTCTCAGTCGGCACGAAGCGCGAATGGGACCGCTTCCCCGGCTTCTTCTTCGGCCTTGCCGACGAGGAGGTCGAGGCGGTGACGACGCCGCTGGCGCTCGACCCGACCGACGAGGACGGCCACGCCGAATTCGAGGCGGCGACCGGCACCCTGCCCTTCACCACCCGCCTCCATGACGGCAAGGTGACGGTGCGCATGCGCGAGGGCGGCGGCCGTGCCGTCGAGCGCAGCGCCTCCTTCGCCATCCGCCCCGAGGCACCGGTGATCGGCATCCGCCCCGACTTTAACGGCACGGAAGTGCCGGAGAACGCGACCGCCGGTTTCCGCGTTATTGCGGTGACGCCCGAGGGCGAGCGCGAGGCGATCGAAGGCGCACGCTGGACGCTGACGAAGATCGAGCGCAACTACCAGTGGTATCGCTCGAACAATTACTGGAACTACGAGGCGATCGAGAGCGAGAGCCGCGTCGCGGACGGCCGCATCGACATCGCCGCCGATGGCGACCCGGCAGCGCTGTCCCTGCCCGTCGGCTGGGGCCGCTACCGCCTCGACGTCGAGAGCGACGATCCCGCTGGCCCCGTCGCCAGCTTCGCCTTCAACGCCGGCTGGTTCGTCGAGGCGACCTCGACCGAGACGCCGGACGGGCTGGAGATCGCGCTCGACAAGGACCGCTACGAGGCCGGCGAGGTGGCGCGGCTGAAGGTGTCGCCGCGCTTCGCCGGCGAGCTGCTGGTGACGGTGGGCGCGGAGCGCCTCTACACCACGCTCGATGCCAGCGTGCCGGAAGACGGCGCCGAGATCGAGATTCCGGTCACCGCCGACTGGGGCGCCGGCGCCTATGTCACGGCCACGCTCTACCGCCCCGGCGAGGCGAGCGAGAGCCGCCTGCCCGCCCGCGCCATCGGCGTCAAATGGCTGGCGGTCGAGCCGGTCGGGCGCAGGCTCGACGTCGCGCTCGGCGCGCCGGAAAAGGCCGAGCCGCGCGCGGCGCTGACCGTGCCCGTCGCCCTCTCCGGCCTCGCGGCCGGCGAACAGGCCTTCGTCACCGTCGCCGCGGTCGATGTCGGCATCCTGAACCTCACCCGCTACAAGGCTCCCGACCCGTCCGCCTGGTATTTCGGCCAGCGCCGGCTCGGGCTCGAATTGCGCGACCTTTACGGGCGGCTGATCGACGGCTCGGCCGGCGCGTTCGGCCGCCTGCGCACCGGCGGCGACGGCGGCGGCATGACCGTCGAGGGCAGCCCGCCGACCGAGCAGCTGGTCGCCTTCTTCTCCGGCCCGGTCGAGGTCGATGCCGAGGGCAAGGCGGAAGTCTCGTTCGACATTCCCGAGTTCAACGGCACGGCCCGCATCATGGCCGTCGCCTGGACGAAGAAGGCGGTCGGGCAGGCGAGCGCCGACGTGGTGATCCGCGACCCGCTCGTCGTCACCGCCGGCCAGCCGCGCTTCCTCGCCACCGGCGACAAGGCGACGATCCGCCTCGACATCCACAACACCGACGGCCCGGCCGGCGACTACACGCTCGCAATCGAGAAGAACGGCAAGGCCGGCCTCGATTTCGGCGACGCGCCGCAAACCGTTACGCTCGATGCCGGCCAGCGCACGACCGTCACCCTTCCGGTGACGGCGGGCGAGACCGGCGACGCCACGATCACCGTCTCGCTCGTCCATGCCGACGGAGCGACGGTCGAGCGCACGCTTTACCTCCCGGTGCGCCAGCCGGCCATGCCGCTGACCAGCCGGCGCGTCGTCAGCCTCGCCGCCGACGGCGGCTCGATCCGGATCGACGGCGGCCTGCTCGACGACAGCCTGCTCGACGGCGCCTCCGTCGCGGTCGGCGTCTCGCACGCGGCCGCCTTCGACGTGCCGTCGCTGATGACGTCGCTCGACCGCTACCCCTATGGCTGCTCGGAGCAGACGACGAGCCGCGCCCTGCCGCTGCTCTACGCCGCCGAATTGTCGGCTGCCGCCGGCATGGAGGTCGCGCCCGACCTGACGGACAGGATCGACAAGGCCATCGCCCGCATCATGACCTTCGAATCCTCGTCCGGCTCGTTCGGCCTGTGGGGGCCGGGCTGGGGCGATCTGTGGCTCGACGCCTACATCACCGAGTTCCTGACCCGCGCCCGCGAGGCCGGCCACACCGTCCCGGCGCAGGGCTTCGCCAGCGCGCTCGACAACCTCCAGAACCAGCTCTCCTACACGACGGAAGTCGAGGAACGCGGCACCGAGATCGCCTACGCGCTCTACGTGCTGGCGCGCAACCGCAAGGCGTCGATCGGCGACCTGCGCTACTACGCCGACGCGCGCATCGACGAGTTCACCAGCCCGATGGCCCGCGCCCAGCTCGCCGCCGCGCTCGCGCTCTACGGCGACAACGGCCGCGCGGAAAAGGCGTTCGCCTCGGCGCTCGCCGCGGCCGAGGCCGGCGCGGACGACAGCCTCGCCCGCTCCGACTACGGCTCCAGCTTGCGCGACGGCGCGGCGATCCTGGCGCTCGCCGCCGAGGTCCGCCCCGCCCCGGCGGTGGTGCCGGCGCTCGCCCGCTTCGTCGCGCAGGAGCGGCAGGAGAAGGACAACCTTTCGACCCAGGAACAGGTATGGCTGGTACTGGCCGCCCGCGCGGTCGCCGCCTCCAGCGAGACGATCCGCCTCGACATCGGCGGCGCGGCGCATGAGGGCGCCTTCGCCACCCGCATCGACGGCGCGGAGCTGACGCAGAACCCGCTCGTCATCGCCAACCGCGGTAGCACACCGGTCGACGCCGTCATCACCACGGTCGCCGCGCCCGCCGAACCGCTGCCGGCCGGCGGCGAGGGCTTTTCCCTCACCCGCACCTACTACTCGCTCGACGGCGAGGAGGCGAACGTCACCGAGGTGGCGCAGAACGACCGCTTCGTCGTGGTGCTGAACATCGAGGCGCACAACGAATGGCCGGCGCGCATCGCGCTCACCGACCTGTTGCCGGCCGGCTTCGAGATCGACAATCCCCGCCTCGTCGGCAGCGCCCAGCTCGGCAATTTCGACTGGCTCGGCGACCCGGAAGTCGCGCACAGCGAGTTCCGCGACGACCGCTTCGTCGTCGCCTTCGACGCCGACGGACCGGGCGACTTCACCGCCGCCTATGTCGTGCGCGCGATCACGCCCGGCACCTACGCCCATCCGGCCGCCGTGGTCGAGGACATGTATCGCCCGCAATTCAATGCGCGCACGGCCGCCGGCATCGTCGAGGTGACGGCGCCGACGCGGTGA
- the preA gene encoding NAD-dependent dihydropyrimidine dehydrogenase subunit PreA, producing the protein MADIRSNFLGIRSPNPFWLASAPPTDKAYNVVRAFKAGWGGVVWKTLGEEGPPVVNVNGPRYGAIWGADRRLLGLNNIELITDRDLYVNLREIKQVKRDWPDRALIVSIMVPCEEAAWKAILPLVEETGADGIELNFGCPHGMSERGMGAAVGQVPEYVEMVVRWCKQNTRMPVITKLTPNITDIRHSARAAHAGGTDAVSLINTINSITSVDLDNFSPEPSIDGKGTHGGYCGPAVKPIASHMVAEIARDRQTHGLPISAIGGITTWRDAAEFMALGAGNVQVCTAAMTYGFKIVQEMIEGLKNWMDAKGHASLDDIVGRATPNVTDWQYLNLNYIAKARIDQDLCIKCGRCHIACEDTSHQAITAIVNGARHFEVKEEECVGCNLCVNVCPVEGCITMEPLAAGALDRRTGKPVDPAYANWTTHPNNPMARVAAE; encoded by the coding sequence ATGGCCGACATTCGCTCGAACTTCCTCGGAATCCGGTCGCCGAACCCGTTCTGGCTCGCCTCGGCGCCGCCGACCGACAAGGCCTACAACGTGGTGCGCGCCTTCAAGGCCGGCTGGGGCGGCGTGGTGTGGAAGACGCTGGGCGAGGAGGGCCCGCCCGTCGTCAACGTCAACGGCCCGCGCTACGGCGCGATCTGGGGCGCGGACCGGCGGCTGCTGGGCCTCAACAACATCGAGCTGATCACCGACCGCGACCTTTACGTCAACCTGCGCGAGATCAAGCAGGTCAAGCGCGACTGGCCGGATCGCGCGCTGATCGTCTCGATCATGGTGCCGTGCGAGGAGGCGGCGTGGAAGGCGATCCTGCCGCTGGTCGAGGAGACGGGCGCCGACGGCATCGAGCTGAATTTCGGCTGCCCGCACGGCATGAGCGAGCGCGGCATGGGCGCGGCGGTCGGCCAGGTGCCGGAATATGTCGAGATGGTGGTGCGCTGGTGCAAGCAGAACACGCGCATGCCCGTCATCACCAAGCTGACGCCGAACATCACCGACATCCGCCATTCGGCCCGCGCCGCCCATGCCGGCGGCACGGACGCGGTGTCTCTGATCAACACCATCAACTCGATCACCTCGGTCGATCTCGACAACTTCTCGCCGGAGCCCTCCATCGACGGCAAGGGCACGCATGGCGGCTATTGCGGCCCGGCGGTCAAGCCGATCGCCTCGCATATGGTGGCCGAGATCGCGCGTGACCGGCAGACGCATGGCCTGCCGATCTCCGCCATCGGCGGCATCACCACATGGCGCGACGCGGCCGAGTTCATGGCGCTTGGTGCCGGCAACGTGCAGGTCTGCACCGCGGCCATGACCTACGGCTTCAAGATCGTGCAGGAGATGATCGAGGGGCTGAAGAACTGGATGGACGCCAAGGGCCATGCCAGCCTCGACGACATCGTCGGCCGCGCCACGCCCAACGTCACCGACTGGCAGTATCTCAACCTCAACTACATCGCCAAGGCGCGCATCGACCAGGATTTGTGCATCAAGTGCGGGCGCTGCCACATCGCCTGCGAGGACACCTCGCATCAGGCGATCACCGCCATCGTCAACGGGGCCCGCCACTTCGAGGTCAAGGAGGAGGAGTGCGTCGGCTGCAATCTGTGCGTCAATGTCTGCCCGGTCGAGGGCTGCATCACCATGGAGCCGCTGGCGGCGGGCGCGCTCGACCGGCGCACCGGCAAGCCGGTCGATCCGGCCTACGCCAACTGGACGACGCATCCGAACAATCCGATGGCGCGGGTCGCCGCGGAGTAG